One part of the Lachnospiraceae bacterium JLR.KK002 genome encodes these proteins:
- a CDS encoding Abi family protein gives MKLLKTSDELIEHMKMKGIKFEIMSEEEAKEFLQNNNYYMKLASYRENYDKSISGERVGKYINLDFAYLRELSTIDMHLRYLILQMCLDIEHAMKTAMLKDIENNVQEDGYDIIRRFVTKYERCCQNIQKHKSSEYCRNLIEKYYPYFPAWVFVELISFGDMVKLYEYYNDRYPKRLRDGELLYSVRDLRNAAAHSNCLINRLQKGNIKPSVKVIKFVSQIDGIGTSMRKTKLSNKFLCDFVTLLYIYKEFITSDDVKRNRFTEIKEFIDGRVIRNRQYFEKNECIKSAYIFVKKIVDYFID, from the coding sequence ATGAAACTGTTAAAAACAAGTGATGAATTAATAGAACATATGAAAATGAAGGGGATTAAGTTTGAAATTATGAGTGAAGAGGAGGCCAAAGAGTTTCTTCAGAACAATAATTATTATATGAAGTTAGCTTCTTACAGGGAAAATTACGATAAAAGCATATCCGGTGAGAGAGTCGGTAAATACATAAATTTAGATTTTGCTTATTTACGGGAATTGTCTACTATAGATATGCATCTTCGATATTTAATCTTGCAGATGTGTTTGGATATTGAGCACGCAATGAAAACTGCAATGTTAAAAGATATTGAGAATAATGTACAGGAAGATGGTTATGATATTATAAGACGTTTTGTAACGAAATATGAAAGATGTTGCCAGAATATTCAAAAACATAAATCCAGCGAATATTGCAGAAATTTAATTGAAAAATATTATCCGTATTTTCCGGCATGGGTATTTGTGGAACTTATATCATTTGGAGATATGGTTAAATTATATGAATATTATAATGACAGATATCCAAAACGTTTACGGGATGGAGAATTGTTATATTCAGTTCGTGATTTAAGAAATGCGGCAGCTCATAGTAATTGTCTTATAAACAGATTACAGAAGGGAAATATCAAACCGTCAGTGAAAGTTATAAAATTCGTATCGCAGATTGATGGTATTGGTACTTCAATGAGAAAGACAAAACTAAGTAATAAATTTTTATGTGATTTTGTTACATTGCTCTATATTTATAAAGAATTTATTACTTCAGATGATGTAAAGCGTAACAGATTTACTGAAATAAAGGAATTTATTGATGGACGGGTAATCAGAAACAGGCAGTATTTTGAAAAGAATGAATGCATTAAGTCCGCTTATATATTTGTAAAAAAAATTGTTGACTATTTTATTGATTAG
- a CDS encoding family 2 glycosyl transferase, with amino-acid sequence MNRVRMWGAILLSIVIMTGLCAGCASGKSEEPAESETMQEETQNTKPEEEKPEIPALPVYTEDGISYLFQTSGKKFRIYRADGNWQDIFLTGVNVGAGKPGAFPGEFAITKDDYKRWFRQISEMHADTIRVYTILMPEFYEALAEYNAEAEEPLYFMQGVYNNEEDISNICDAYGENEKIAQDWIEMCATIVDVVHGNAVIDPVPGNASGTYTADVSQYLCGWILGIEWQPDFVINTNESHPDKNVFDGKYLYTEEATPFEVFLASGMDACIAYETENYHMQHPTAFANWVTTDPLSHPGEPNPEMEDAVPVDAEHIKAKPEFKAGLFTSYHVYPYYPEMMRYAPELLTDEPQNPYRHYLNDLNTYHTMPVIISEFGVPASRGITHLAREAGFNQGGLTEEEQGNAIVSMLRDITDTGCAGACVFIWQDEWFKRTWNTMDYTDAEARPYWCDMQTSEQFFGLLSFEPGEVPVCTVDGEDEEWSDEQPLLKSGDTELFVRSDEAYVYLMIRGNNDNIRITMDTIENQGNGEYDGADFALDIKGEEESRLQVDPYYDVNYWLYTTGLYAASEVLEVQEGYAAPDTNSFVPINLMLNRPVLLSDGTLVGTEQTETGKLRHGNGDPESPDYNSRTDFCIKGNVTEVRIPWLLLNISKPNSKMRIANLYANDEITYEHISDIKFAIDGVKESYSWEEWVMPAYRERLKQSYYILQDYLANR; translated from the coding sequence ATGAACAGAGTCAGAATGTGGGGCGCCATACTGCTGAGTATCGTTATAATGACAGGTCTGTGCGCCGGATGTGCTTCCGGTAAATCAGAGGAACCTGCAGAATCGGAAACCATGCAGGAAGAAACTCAGAATACGAAACCTGAAGAAGAAAAACCGGAGATTCCGGCACTGCCTGTATACACGGAAGACGGTATCAGTTATCTGTTTCAGACAAGCGGCAAAAAGTTCCGGATTTACAGAGCGGACGGAAACTGGCAGGATATTTTTCTGACAGGCGTGAATGTGGGCGCCGGCAAGCCAGGAGCATTTCCGGGGGAATTTGCCATTACGAAGGATGATTATAAGAGATGGTTCCGGCAAATCAGTGAAATGCACGCAGACACCATTCGCGTGTATACCATACTTATGCCGGAATTTTATGAGGCGCTGGCGGAATATAATGCTGAAGCAGAGGAACCGTTGTATTTTATGCAGGGTGTGTATAACAATGAGGAAGACATCAGTAATATCTGCGACGCATACGGAGAAAATGAGAAGATTGCGCAGGACTGGATAGAAATGTGCGCAACCATTGTGGACGTGGTGCATGGAAATGCAGTGATTGACCCGGTACCGGGAAATGCCAGCGGTACTTATACGGCAGATGTGTCTCAGTATTTATGCGGATGGATTCTGGGGATTGAGTGGCAGCCGGATTTTGTTATTAACACAAATGAAAGTCATCCGGATAAAAATGTATTTGACGGGAAGTACCTCTATACAGAAGAAGCTACGCCTTTTGAAGTATTTCTGGCTTCCGGAATGGACGCCTGTATTGCTTATGAAACAGAAAATTATCACATGCAGCATCCCACAGCTTTTGCAAACTGGGTAACTACGGACCCCCTTTCCCATCCGGGTGAGCCAAATCCGGAGATGGAGGATGCGGTGCCGGTGGATGCAGAGCATATCAAGGCAAAACCGGAATTTAAAGCGGGACTGTTTACCTCTTACCATGTATATCCCTATTATCCGGAAATGATGCGGTATGCGCCGGAGCTTCTGACGGATGAGCCTCAGAATCCTTACAGGCATTATCTGAATGATTTGAATACATATCATACCATGCCGGTGATAATTTCCGAGTTTGGCGTGCCGGCTTCCCGCGGAATCACCCATCTGGCCCGTGAGGCAGGGTTTAATCAGGGAGGCCTGACGGAAGAGGAACAGGGCAATGCCATTGTGTCCATGCTGCGTGATATAACAGATACGGGATGCGCCGGCGCCTGTGTGTTTATCTGGCAGGACGAATGGTTTAAGAGAACCTGGAATACCATGGACTACACGGACGCGGAAGCAAGACCTTACTGGTGTGATATGCAGACCAGCGAACAGTTTTTCGGCCTTCTGTCCTTTGAACCAGGAGAGGTTCCTGTCTGCACCGTAGACGGAGAGGACGAGGAGTGGAGCGATGAGCAGCCTCTTTTGAAAAGCGGCGATACGGAGTTGTTTGTAAGAAGCGACGAGGCATACGTTTATCTGATGATTCGAGGCAACAACGATAATATCCGTATTACCATGGATACCATTGAGAATCAGGGAAATGGGGAATATGACGGAGCGGATTTTGCCCTTGATATCAAAGGGGAGGAAGAAAGCCGCCTTCAGGTGGACCCTTATTATGATGTGAATTACTGGCTGTATACTACCGGTTTATATGCCGCCAGCGAAGTGCTGGAAGTGCAGGAAGGATATGCGGCGCCGGATACCAACAGTTTCGTCCCCATAAATCTTATGCTGAACCGGCCGGTTCTCTTAAGCGACGGAACCCTGGTGGGCACCGAGCAGACAGAGACCGGGAAGCTGCGCCATGGAAATGGGGACCCGGAATCCCCGGATTATAATTCCCGTACAGATTTCTGTATCAAAGGGAACGTGACGGAAGTGCGGATTCCCTGGCTTTTGCTGAATATTTCAAAACCAAACAGTAAAATGCGCATAGCGAATCTTTATGCAAATGATGAAATTACCTATGAACATATTTCAGATATTAAATTTGCCATTGACGGGGTGAAGGAGTCTTATTCCTGGGAGGAATGGGTAATGCCCGCATATCGGGAAAGACTGAAACAGTCTTATTACATCCTGCAGGATTATCTGGCAAATCGGTAA
- a CDS encoding 6-carboxytetrahydropterin synthase, with product MRKERLYREYRLKSYLNMNHYIIINGKQGQTHPHTWEFVITIVVAGDEFVEFRTFENLIEQYLEKYQNQILNTIEPFDIIVPTIENVTDHFNDDLQALLREHGGELVSLEGSEAPTRSYIVSHRNEPEFIDQVGKMQNQQISGVVEYVVDRIIGENGKKW from the coding sequence ATGAGGAAAGAAAGGTTATACCGGGAATATCGTTTAAAGTCATATCTGAATATGAATCATTATATTATCATCAATGGAAAACAGGGGCAGACTCATCCTCATACCTGGGAATTTGTGATTACCATTGTGGTGGCCGGTGATGAATTTGTGGAGTTCCGTACCTTTGAAAATCTCATTGAACAGTATCTGGAAAAATATCAGAATCAGATTCTGAATACTATTGAGCCTTTTGATATTATTGTACCCACCATTGAAAATGTAACAGATCATTTTAACGATGATCTTCAGGCTCTGCTGCGGGAGCATGGGGGCGAACTGGTTTCCCTGGAAGGCAGCGAAGCCCCTACCCGGAGTTATATTGTCAGCCATCGAAATGAGCCGGAGTTTATCGACCAGGTTGGAAAAATGCAGAACCAGCAGATTTCCGGCGTGGTGGAATATGTGGTAGACCGGATTATCGGTGAAAATGGAAAGAAATGGTAG
- a CDS encoding TIGR03111 family XrtG-associated glycosyltransferase codes for MTVINNFLNSILFWAAWIIIPLVMEIIPSLGSFLILIKKTLFPKSYEDPVIWPEITLIIPVYNSQDSLEECISSISNSDYPNDKMRIFLVNNQGKDNSFQVYTKCQELYPDLLMQWLNARQGKSRALNLALFNADGKYIIHVDSDGQFEPHAISNMVRKFESSPDVDCMTGAILTMPEMIEEYKGIFSRLLRKMEFMEYAQAFLAGRNYASETNSIYTLSGAFSAFRKSAVLKSQLYNTDTICEDTNITFQMRYLQHIKVHICENAIFCVDPIEGVNKLYTQRQRWQRGSLEVSHQFLEKDLRVHKMFTNVMVRTLMYDHTFAFPRLIWYLALICLMCMNYSPKVILISTGIIFLLYIISGYLYYFSTVGFLKEFDDLKKYYRKHWYVVPLLPFFNFIVFFIRFAGVINSINTDSAWKTRTLTDERKDFEEELKSEAQRPMNLLQKMRKAVNYE; via the coding sequence ATGACAGTGATAAATAATTTTTTAAATTCAATTTTATTCTGGGCGGCATGGATTATCATTCCGCTGGTGATGGAAATTATTCCCTCGCTGGGCAGCTTTCTGATTCTGATTAAGAAAACGCTGTTTCCCAAAAGCTATGAGGACCCGGTAATCTGGCCGGAAATCACGCTGATTATTCCGGTATATAATTCTCAGGATTCGCTGGAAGAGTGTATCAGCTCTATCAGCAACAGTGACTATCCCAATGACAAAATGCGGATTTTTCTGGTCAATAATCAGGGAAAAGACAATTCTTTTCAGGTATATACCAAATGTCAGGAGCTGTATCCGGATTTGCTGATGCAGTGGCTGAACGCCAGACAGGGGAAATCCCGTGCGCTGAATCTGGCCCTGTTTAATGCTGACGGGAAATACATTATTCATGTGGACAGCGACGGGCAGTTTGAACCCCATGCCATCAGCAACATGGTGCGCAAGTTCGAGTCCAGTCCGGATGTGGACTGTATGACCGGAGCCATTCTCACCATGCCGGAAATGATTGAGGAATATAAAGGGATTTTTTCCCGTCTGCTGCGGAAAATGGAATTTATGGAATATGCCCAGGCATTTCTGGCAGGCCGGAATTATGCTTCTGAGACAAATTCCATTTATACCCTGTCCGGCGCTTTTTCCGCATTCCGGAAATCAGCGGTGCTGAAATCTCAGCTTTACAATACGGATACTATCTGTGAGGATACCAATATTACTTTCCAGATGCGGTATCTGCAGCATATTAAGGTACATATCTGTGAAAATGCCATATTCTGTGTGGACCCCATTGAAGGGGTAAATAAGCTGTACACTCAGCGGCAGCGGTGGCAGAGAGGAAGTCTGGAGGTGTCCCATCAGTTTCTGGAGAAAGATTTGCGGGTACACAAGATGTTTACCAATGTAATGGTCCGTACGCTGATGTATGACCATACGTTTGCATTTCCGAGGCTGATCTGGTATCTGGCGCTGATTTGCCTGATGTGTATGAATTATTCGCCAAAAGTAATTCTGATTTCCACAGGGATTATTTTTCTGCTGTATATCATCAGCGGATATTTATATTATTTTTCCACGGTGGGATTTCTGAAAGAATTTGATGATTTGAAGAAATATTACCGAAAGCACTGGTATGTGGTGCCCCTGCTGCCCTTTTTCAATTTTATTGTCTTTTTCATCCGGTTTGCAGGGGTTATCAACAGTATCAATACGGACAGTGCCTGGAAGACGCGGACTCTGACGGACGAACGGAAAGATTTTGAGGAAGAATTAAAGTCGGAGGCGCAGCGGCCCATGAATTTATTACAGAAAATGCGAAAAGCGGTAAATTATGAGTAG
- the xrtG gene encoding exosortase family protein XrtG, producing MIKYIVGLIGLVIWLFILHILKKSKLNFWHFLFGSAGAFILMLVFLQPVLTQPLARIVALLASLPGKIAGIYSAHYKYGVIFVESSVGAISLKIDFECSGIIEIIAYLSLLMFYQVYTVYERVYVGVLGVIAMVLANALRITVICLIIYFGGIDMYYIAHTFVGRFVFYGLSVMLYFYVFTKPQIIKQKVGSFSYDSDK from the coding sequence ATGATAAAATACATTGTGGGTCTGATCGGCCTGGTTATCTGGCTGTTCATTTTACACATATTGAAGAAAAGCAAACTGAATTTCTGGCATTTTCTTTTTGGAAGCGCAGGGGCATTTATTCTGATGCTGGTATTTTTACAGCCGGTGCTGACCCAGCCTCTGGCCCGGATTGTGGCGTTGCTGGCCAGTCTTCCGGGTAAGATTGCAGGAATTTACAGTGCCCATTATAAATACGGTGTTATTTTCGTGGAATCTTCCGTGGGAGCCATTTCACTGAAAATAGATTTCGAGTGCTCCGGAATTATCGAGATTATCGCATACCTGTCCCTGCTGATGTTCTATCAGGTCTACACAGTCTATGAACGTGTTTATGTGGGAGTGCTGGGCGTAATTGCGATGGTACTGGCAAATGCGCTGCGTATCACCGTCATCTGTCTGATTATTTATTTCGGCGGAATTGACATGTACTATATTGCCCATACCTTTGTGGGCCGGTTTGTATTTTATGGATTGTCCGTTATGCTGTATTTTTACGTGTTTACCAAACCGCAGATTATCAAGCAGAAGGTGGGAAGTTTCAGTTATGACAGTGATAAATAA
- a CDS encoding 6-pyruvoyl-tetrahydropterin synthase-related protein, whose amino-acid sequence MKDSKKSYYLILLMPILYALLAYGMANIVQNSGICPSGMDTLSHLYKGDVLYHAIREGNFWPLSDPFWYNGVEFMRYLAPVPVYLLAACEFFGGGSPIGGYLIFVMFICFLGAVSWLYVGFKVKRPYFGAFLGALWLFMPNNLIGLFYEGNLPHSVCIAVLPLLLYWVYDYLQWRHWYTLPKLSLMFAFISLCHVQYGGILLVSFLIYFVIDGVIRHDWHRGVEIFVSFVLGVLLTGAWLIPSRTGSAVSESSLEIMEDFFQSMFLSINPAARFQRGCVDAYFGLAVLLLAVFGGFLSKKKSMPGFWTGIIILICTSETLYLLFVRVPGGQVLLMLRLVSMALCMVLFSFLIWDTLKKGWIVLFAGLLILDALPSLSLILGSQNGLLPEIILSNQSDMTLVGEAKEMTEQRLALVDESSLGAMSAYLVTGYGEPVAGMYGAAEESAATLTNIKQIDRSLEEGNYLYLFDRCLEMGNDTVIIQLDIIGDTSKAPLQKMDRAAERVGYRMVAHNDSYRLYKLNAEGNWGTVTKYRAIGIGSAAPSIVRQFPVMEESERINLNEFTFEELKNYELIYLAGFTYNDKASAEKLITDLSEAGVHIVIAADGIPDDRGSQNQSFLGVICNGVSFSQGYPDLDTIDGVLETDLFPNGYREWSTVYLDGLTDVWGTVKDAEWELPFYGTAKNDNIVMIGLNLTYYYGLTEDESVGKLLSRAMDLSSDELPEREIVPYTIQYESDRMTIVSDRDDVNTGLAYHDSFTASQDIYSENHLTYVKSGTTVISLEYPYLNQGIAVTILAALFLLVYTVHKCRLQTGSPEKEVE is encoded by the coding sequence TTGAAAGACAGTAAAAAGTCATATTATCTGATTTTATTGATGCCCATTCTTTATGCATTACTGGCATATGGAATGGCAAATATTGTACAGAACAGCGGTATCTGTCCCAGCGGGATGGATACCCTTAGCCATCTTTATAAGGGAGATGTGTTATATCATGCCATCCGTGAAGGAAATTTCTGGCCCCTGTCTGACCCTTTCTGGTATAACGGTGTGGAATTTATGCGCTATCTTGCGCCTGTACCGGTATATCTTCTGGCGGCCTGTGAATTTTTTGGCGGCGGCAGCCCCATAGGGGGATATCTTATTTTTGTCATGTTCATCTGTTTTCTCGGAGCAGTTTCGTGGCTTTATGTGGGATTTAAGGTGAAACGACCTTATTTCGGAGCATTTTTGGGAGCCCTGTGGCTTTTTATGCCCAACAATCTGATTGGATTATTTTATGAGGGCAATCTGCCCCATTCTGTCTGTATCGCAGTTCTGCCCCTTTTACTGTATTGGGTTTATGATTATCTTCAGTGGAGGCATTGGTATACCCTGCCGAAGCTGTCACTGATGTTTGCTTTTATTTCTCTGTGTCATGTACAGTATGGAGGAATCCTCCTGGTATCATTTCTGATTTATTTTGTGATTGACGGGGTGATTCGTCATGACTGGCACAGAGGTGTTGAAATATTTGTTTCATTTGTACTGGGAGTTCTGCTTACCGGTGCATGGCTGATTCCTTCCCGAACAGGAAGCGCGGTTTCGGAGAGCAGCCTGGAAATTATGGAAGACTTTTTTCAGAGCATGTTCCTGTCCATTAATCCTGCGGCACGTTTTCAGAGAGGATGCGTGGACGCCTATTTCGGACTGGCAGTGTTGCTGCTGGCGGTGTTTGGAGGGTTTTTAAGCAAGAAGAAATCCATGCCCGGTTTCTGGACGGGTATTATTATATTAATCTGTACTTCTGAGACGCTTTATCTGCTTTTTGTAAGGGTTCCGGGCGGACAGGTTCTGCTGATGCTGCGGCTGGTGTCCATGGCATTGTGTATGGTTCTTTTCAGTTTTCTGATATGGGATACCCTGAAAAAAGGCTGGATTGTGCTTTTTGCCGGTCTGCTGATTCTGGATGCACTGCCTTCTCTGTCTCTGATTCTGGGCAGTCAGAACGGATTGCTTCCGGAAATAATTCTGTCTAATCAGTCGGATATGACACTGGTGGGAGAAGCAAAGGAAATGACAGAACAGCGTCTGGCTCTGGTGGATGAAAGCAGTCTGGGAGCCATGAGCGCTTATCTGGTGACGGGATATGGGGAGCCGGTGGCAGGTATGTACGGAGCAGCGGAAGAATCTGCGGCTACCCTTACCAATATAAAACAGATTGACCGTTCTCTGGAGGAAGGAAATTATCTCTATCTCTTTGACCGCTGCCTGGAAATGGGCAATGACACGGTAATTATTCAGCTTGATATTATTGGAGATACTTCAAAAGCCCCTCTGCAGAAAATGGACCGTGCGGCAGAACGGGTGGGCTATCGGATGGTGGCTCACAATGACAGCTACCGTCTGTATAAGCTGAATGCGGAAGGAAACTGGGGAACCGTCACAAAATACAGAGCGATTGGTATCGGCAGTGCGGCGCCTTCCATTGTCAGGCAGTTTCCGGTGATGGAAGAGTCGGAGCGGATAAACCTGAATGAATTTACTTTTGAGGAATTGAAGAATTATGAACTGATTTATCTGGCAGGTTTTACTTATAACGATAAGGCTTCCGCGGAAAAACTGATTACGGATTTGAGTGAAGCGGGTGTGCATATTGTCATTGCGGCAGACGGAATTCCCGATGACAGGGGCAGCCAGAATCAGAGCTTCCTGGGAGTTATCTGTAACGGCGTTTCCTTTTCCCAGGGATATCCGGATCTGGATACCATAGACGGTGTACTGGAGACAGATTTGTTTCCCAACGGTTACCGGGAGTGGAGTACCGTGTATCTGGACGGTCTGACAGACGTATGGGGAACGGTAAAGGATGCGGAATGGGAGCTTCCCTTTTACGGAACAGCAAAAAATGATAATATTGTAATGATTGGTCTGAACCTGACATATTATTATGGGCTCACGGAAGATGAAAGTGTTGGGAAACTGTTAAGCCGCGCCATGGATTTAAGTTCGGATGAGCTGCCGGAGCGGGAAATTGTACCTTATACCATTCAATATGAATCTGACCGTATGACGATAGTTTCGGACAGGGACGATGTGAACACCGGACTGGCGTACCATGACAGTTTTACAGCAAGCCAGGATATTTATTCGGAAAATCATCTGACGTATGTGAAATCAGGAACTACGGTGATTTCACTGGAATACCCGTATCTGAACCAGGGGATTGCTGTTACCATCCTGGCAGCCCTCTTTCTTCTGGTTTATACGGTACATAAATGCCGGCTGCAGACGGGCAGTCCGGAGAAGGAAGTGGAGTAA
- a CDS encoding Firmicu-CTERM sorting domain-containing protein: MKARKIFRGTVAGLMSLSLLLSGMPVSAAEVSGTASQQTEGQTGGTGTDGKAGTENNNPGTDSTGSGTENTGTGTENGDTGAADSKVNEQTPPADNTDSGGTTGDQGTEQTPPADNTDSGGITGNQGTEQTPPADNTNSTGTENTAPEGGASGQNPDAGQTGEGEDQTGESQDKNQSEDVKDKDDKTVLPEENNEAQEDLEAVAAQSLTTVGGRIDIDGELSDWAGVTSRSSGASNVDSWKVAYSPDGNTMYFSYTGTASTEWDYGFASSGNAFRFEYPDGSAGANSALSVNAGKDGATVKNANWGDVAADVAVKNSAHGNNPGPYVVEFAVPLSYFQSPEFTLTFGGTSVASGDIEQVDGESVVVDVPAVYAGITIDGDYSDWAAVAKTEASCPNDAHKECLSQVAAVYDGDWFYIYIKDGKSSNASGAGTHSNGKFAITSDLGYETDIQLTTAPAVNGVNGAQVSYVGDEWELAIPKDQLPKYEESLSFGLYLGEPFISGIMNLQEDSGNNLENLFNGINYDGNYEDWEDYGHSTIEYATAGSQEDQIDAKGALYSSDGKLYGHVVTTMPQHLDEAGGEFTAAVTIAFNQNRSDLQNGTYDQNMAFYPMCVAVDGAGNINWNPQLLGLPEGTYEFHIASRDAWHTSTNISNLNDMDLMYGKMIMTVGKDGKDEMEFYLDLPMVAKKLGVDETDLKEISAQFGRIGQQWIFTAGTSTGPIAGVILCISTVGIVLWYKKRKKNELQPIAA; this comes from the coding sequence ATGAAAGCCAGAAAGATTTTCAGAGGTACTGTGGCAGGCCTGATGTCTTTATCGCTTCTGTTATCGGGGATGCCTGTTTCGGCAGCGGAAGTCAGCGGTACGGCATCTCAGCAGACAGAAGGACAGACAGGCGGTACCGGAACGGACGGCAAAGCCGGGACAGAGAATAATAATCCCGGAACAGACAGCACAGGCTCCGGTACGGAGAATACAGGAACCGGAACAGAGAATGGTGATACCGGGGCAGCAGACAGCAAGGTAAACGAACAGACTCCTCCGGCAGATAATACGGATTCCGGCGGAACCACAGGGGACCAGGGAACGGAACAGACCCCTCCGGCAGATAATACGGATTCTGGCGGAATCACAGGGAACCAGGGAACAGAACAGACCCCTCCGGCAGATAATACGAATTCCACAGGAACAGAAAATACCGCACCGGAAGGCGGCGCATCCGGTCAGAATCCGGATGCAGGCCAGACCGGAGAAGGAGAAGATCAGACCGGGGAAAGCCAGGATAAGAATCAGAGCGAGGATGTAAAAGATAAGGATGATAAAACAGTGCTTCCGGAGGAAAATAACGAAGCACAGGAAGATCTGGAAGCAGTTGCGGCACAGAGCCTGACCACCGTAGGCGGCAGGATTGATATTGACGGAGAACTGTCCGACTGGGCAGGGGTGACGTCACGTTCCTCCGGCGCTTCCAATGTGGATTCCTGGAAAGTTGCATATTCTCCTGATGGAAACACAATGTATTTCAGTTATACCGGAACTGCTTCAACGGAATGGGATTATGGATTTGCCAGCAGCGGCAATGCTTTCCGGTTTGAGTATCCGGACGGTTCCGCAGGTGCAAACAGCGCTCTTTCTGTAAATGCAGGGAAGGACGGAGCTACGGTAAAGAATGCAAACTGGGGCGATGTGGCAGCAGATGTTGCGGTAAAAAACAGTGCCCATGGAAATAATCCCGGACCTTACGTGGTGGAATTTGCAGTGCCTCTCAGCTATTTTCAGAGTCCGGAATTTACCCTTACTTTTGGCGGAACTTCCGTAGCTTCCGGTGATATTGAACAGGTGGACGGAGAATCCGTGGTTGTGGATGTTCCGGCTGTTTATGCGGGGATTACCATTGACGGTGATTATTCCGACTGGGCAGCAGTGGCTAAAACAGAGGCTTCCTGCCCCAATGACGCTCATAAAGAATGTCTGTCTCAGGTTGCAGCAGTTTATGACGGAGACTGGTTCTATATTTACATCAAAGACGGAAAGAGCAGCAATGCTTCCGGCGCAGGTACCCATTCCAATGGTAAATTTGCCATTACCTCAGATTTGGGTTATGAGACGGATATTCAGCTTACTACCGCACCGGCAGTGAACGGTGTGAATGGCGCTCAGGTATCTTATGTAGGAGATGAATGGGAACTGGCTATTCCGAAAGACCAGCTTCCGAAATATGAAGAAAGCCTTTCCTTTGGCCTGTATCTGGGCGAACCGTTTATAAGCGGAATTATGAATTTGCAGGAAGACAGCGGAAATAACCTGGAGAATCTTTTTAACGGAATCAATTATGACGGTAACTATGAGGACTGGGAAGATTACGGACACAGTACCATTGAGTATGCTACTGCAGGATCTCAGGAAGATCAGATTGATGCGAAAGGCGCCCTGTATTCAAGTGATGGTAAATTATACGGCCATGTGGTGACAACCATGCCTCAGCATCTGGACGAAGCCGGCGGAGAGTTTACAGCGGCTGTCACCATAGCTTTTAACCAGAACCGCAGTGATTTGCAGAATGGAACCTATGACCAGAATATGGCATTTTATCCCATGTGTGTGGCGGTAGACGGAGCCGGAAATATCAACTGGAATCCTCAGTTACTGGGACTTCCGGAAGGTACATATGAATTCCATATTGCTTCCAGAGATGCATGGCATACTTCAACGAATATCAGCAACCTGAACGATATGGATTTGATGTATGGCAAAATGATTATGACAGTGGGAAAAGACGGAAAGGATGAAATGGAGTTTTATCTGGATTTACCCATGGTTGCCAAAAAGCTGGGTGTGGATGAGACAGATTTAAAGGAGATTTCAGCACAGTTTGGAAGAATCGGACAGCAGTGGATTTTTACGGCAGGTACTTCTACCGGGCCGATTGCAGGTGTAATCCTCTGTATCTCTACGGTGGGAATCGTACTCTGGTATAAAAAGAGAAAAAAAAATGAATTGCAGCCGATAGCTGCATAA
- a CDS encoding 6-carboxytetrahydropterin synthase codes for MKYHRLKYRLCMQHSFDGKIEHKHQHLIEIEIVARQMEEDFLEFASMNSILEEVFGPYQYKYLNEFPEFEGDTSIEHLGEVFYVKVKHALEEQHWKFARFEISETPLRIYAIVEETF; via the coding sequence ATGAAATACCATCGTTTAAAGTATCGTTTATGTATGCAGCACAGTTTTGACGGGAAGATAGAGCACAAGCACCAGCATCTGATTGAGATTGAAATTGTGGCAAGGCAGATGGAAGAAGATTTTCTGGAATTTGCCAGCATGAATTCCATTCTGGAAGAGGTTTTTGGGCCTTATCAGTATAAATATTTAAACGAGTTTCCGGAATTTGAAGGGGATACCAGCATTGAGCATTTGGGCGAGGTGTTTTATGTAAAAGTAAAGCACGCATTGGAAGAGCAGCATTGGAAATTTGCCCGTTTTGAAATCAGCGAAACGCCTCTGCGCATTTATGCGATAGTCGAAGAAACATTTTAA